One stretch of Methyloversatilis sp. RAC08 DNA includes these proteins:
- a CDS encoding filamentous haemagglutinin family protein, whose protein sequence is MNTNRYRLIFNELSATWVPVAECVAARGKRSAGRLQRHVLATACALAFATPVMAAGALPVAAPNFVDGRLPGTATMTQTANQMVIQQTGNAVMLNWNSFNIGRGNAVHFDQASAAMRAINVVVPGGPRSEIDGSLTARGQVFIFNQAGILFGPGANIDVGGLVGSSLKLNDELLQRALNSLGSTGAALTPFADGDYAGRATGDITVARGARILAAKNGRVLLAAPNVRVGADVDTTIDTPLTPAQRAALPDARIEADEGQVVLAAGERIYIADPLDSRLRGFLVEVDNGGTVTTDSASELLSDRGNITLVGLNIRHAGAARATTSVTLNGTVFLKARDSVAARQVDAMFPDAEPLATGVNVPIGQRTGSVELAAGAVIDISPDEASRTQTARDDALFRRSEINLYGHTIVLADAGPDGVGVTLRAPSGLLRVTAEATALSSTQPVPQRDAASRVYIGSGSVIDLAGLDAFADADREIVRVELRGDEVKDAPLLRDEEFGRALFGKQVWVDLREGTELFDIAGYLGGVERSLDEKLTTGGQFVAYSQGDVLTHSASSIDLSGGTVTYRAGDVGYTLVQSADGRSQSVADARADRIYTGTQDRTRTVAERIEGRDAGELTVTAFGMALDGAVKAQRTVGATQRELVTRALGPGKSDVLGSPQAGRIDLNLRLVNGLAAQDTRFVNSTGTRTLSATAALPTELWLRSDWFSSGVGSFELTGAGDVVLPEDVSLTLGPTALYNAPTGRWSDGSRFAVTGTTLTIDGDISAAGGDISLRTGGLADDAPRATRTISVGANAQLSAAGQWQRDTRTSAPGYVAADGGSVTIDADSHVDLAQGSQIDVSAGAWQTLDGTRELGDAGAISIGAGFEVTGGDPGTGAPVGSFFGNLNMGARLSAFAASLNGRASTGGTLVLRSAALAIDGVRNGLQGDTLYLSPTLFSDAGFSDFTLIGGNRVDIGGASALTLTPVVQARAIDGIRSGSADSLAGLGSIAAVPRALRDDGVQLAFAATSESTGTLTVADNATINVDAGGAIDLSANRSLELAGALNAPGGRIALGMDEVQQDDIYFGASLFIASTARLNTSGTFLQTPGLSYVDGTLFDGGSIDIAARRGYLVIQDGAQLRADGTSAVLAQRTGALGALSAVRIDSSGGRISLNAREGLYADPLLSARAGGSNALGGQLSVTLDQGSNNWGDLLSLPAALTGPRTLDILQGGNSGSAAFVPGAAPDAPTYAGRGVFALDALDGSGISDLTLAVLGNGGNFGTLRFSEDVDASVAGRMVLNAANIRGTNGADVLLGAAVLDWTNVGRIQQNHAQPTAVAAGDGSLVLAADLVQVSGNLAASGFTDVTLDARGDLRASASPGYVADGASLVTSGDLTLRAAQVYPTSASRYAFEIHNNPAGTLRIESSGAAAGPVYSALGSLTFAAPDIVQAGRVVAPFGDIVLRSETITRTGAGTTRTEAAGGSIELAAGSVTSVSADGLLLPYGQTALSGRDWLYLVGNDARIELDGTPQKRITLNADNVVLQGAQGDQAAARVDLSGGGDLQAWEWIAGSGGSRDILAAPQDSYAIVPTLGSGYAAYDLSMWAEEGNGLRIGEAVQVLASANGLAAGTYTLLPARYALLPGAFLISLSPDDSSLAAGQAQANVDGSARVSVRTAQALAGATTPTGKAFVAELLTSEQVRNRAEYLISNTADVFDDGRSTADAGRLSLQVGQALTLEGVLDTSRGAAARGAQVDITAQALALLGQGAAARVGEVGVSVARLNALDAESLLLGGTRSDFDEDSGETLVDVRATDDTGRLIRGASTVRLDNAAGPALSAPDVVLVARDSVLIEAGSQIAAVGSADPEALRIAGSGADADGAALRVSAADAAPISRDAPSGVRGELTLGAGSRIAGRGVVLDSTLETRNLGATIALPQSGGALALTASTINVGDVPTDAPGLRFDNSQLAALGDPSRLTLRAYGGLNLYGEVTLGSASLDLLRIDAAGIGGVDNAGLTQQIVAGEVQFANASPAAVALAPAAGTGALSVSADRIVLDSTPAAAAGQAGFEISGFDAVTLTAANEVRVSGDGDYRVMADTVRIATPQIVADTGANTRVAVDGALSISGGATPAGTVQAGIGAALALDAQTIDLASRIALPSGRVSLSATQDVRVAEGGTIDVSGTAKNYLGKTVTTPGGDVVLASRTGDVTLAQGALIDVSAASAAATGGNAGSITLSAAEGELSVADGALRAQSAGGNAGGALSVDVRSATSLDSLAAQGSEFTRSWSARVRTGDTRLDTDLKASDIAIATDAGSLTIGSTLDASGADQGGRIELSARRALDYIDGMTTGAGDLVLESGARLDARATEFVAESSGTRGEGGSVILESSPRSAGGESGPAQGGRIRIADGAVIDVGTTSGVVNGVAQASAAQQGDVWLRAERTGNTAVAIDGNLSNAIDGARHVFVEGTRIYDGSTLSMSAAHADAAAMTSVANVAATRAALGLPAQDADGGTRFHVRPHIEFRADGNFTINATDLAANTYQGGTEAGSLTVRAAGNLNVNGALSDGFGRLNASSQTIVLGALTSAGLTQSRFDLGQRDTAWSMRLVSGADLAGAGALSLQALDTLVAANRGDLVLAPNAQVRTGAGDIDVAVGRDLVLGARAAIYTAGYQVARGAEFGTQTLLNLNGSGNRQAEYATDGGDVMIRAQRSIVATESPGIVGDWLLRQGALSPTGEFLSGSNQRNTTWYARIDQFSQGVATFGGGDIRVTAGNDIRNLGVFTVTNGRLSGAAGTTPDAANLQVLGGGDVTVRAGGDIGSAILMVDRGLLDAQAAGDFGSARSSGAGSVLLLGEASAKLGAAGSIDLETIASSTAVRQATNTTTSNRSSYFFRYGEDSRVDLLSYGGSVSLDNAATPWGALALWEGLNPLLPSSLNAVAMGGDLNLRNGMVLLPATYNDLLLAASGNLNLATATGGVVSIKIADSSPALVPSVLRPAANFNNVFWVDLANPNIVSGIRAHDADLNANRVVEPVRLVAETGNITVPAPTASLALVVNSPQPVQVEAGGDISNLTIRSQHFSDSDITRVRAGGNITFGTVFESDGVTPSGSIAEGIQTGGRGKLEVAAGGSIDLANSFGIVTRGNFDNPWLDEVGASILVQAGSAGFDGLALWSSLRPVRGAAGEDSYDKVLLSVSGATSIDALLAGPAGSTLTRVRSEGRTLLTQRLGAIDAAIIGFMRAGGAAPGTPDTQLLQAFDALPAAAQQDFFASQQPLMSALLNAGLNYAGKLGDAIGAGETGYAPGVALVGTAFPEAAESGNINLFFSQVKSEQGGDVNLFAPGGSINVGVAGAGASAASASRQGVFAIGEGEINAIAGEDFQLGPSRVFTLGGGDIQLWSTAGNIDAGRGSRTASATPPPQVRIRGDLVVLDISDSVSGSGIGTLKRSDEVRDADIRLFAPSGAIIALDAAIRSSGNLTIGAQQVIGNSISVGGSLSGGAAVSAAAPAAAPSAPPPTEANKAVDQGQKAAAAGQKDARDPSSILTVELVGLGEEATASGCEEDDEDERCKERAKRAN, encoded by the coding sequence ATGAACACGAACCGCTACCGCCTGATCTTCAATGAACTGAGCGCCACCTGGGTGCCGGTGGCCGAATGCGTCGCCGCGCGCGGCAAGCGCAGCGCAGGCCGACTGCAGCGACACGTGCTGGCGACAGCCTGCGCACTGGCCTTCGCCACGCCGGTGATGGCGGCCGGCGCGCTGCCGGTGGCGGCACCCAACTTCGTCGACGGCCGCCTGCCGGGCACCGCCACGATGACCCAGACGGCGAATCAGATGGTGATCCAGCAGACCGGCAATGCGGTCATGCTGAACTGGAACAGTTTCAATATCGGCCGCGGCAACGCCGTGCATTTCGATCAGGCATCGGCGGCGATGCGTGCCATCAACGTGGTGGTGCCGGGTGGGCCGCGCAGCGAGATCGACGGCTCGCTGACCGCACGTGGCCAGGTGTTCATCTTCAATCAGGCCGGCATCCTGTTCGGGCCGGGCGCCAACATCGACGTGGGGGGGCTGGTCGGATCGTCGCTCAAGCTCAATGACGAACTGCTGCAGCGCGCGCTCAATTCGCTCGGGTCGACCGGCGCAGCGCTGACGCCGTTTGCCGATGGCGATTACGCCGGTCGCGCGACCGGTGACATCACGGTGGCGCGCGGCGCGCGCATTCTGGCGGCGAAGAACGGCCGCGTGCTGCTGGCCGCCCCCAATGTGCGCGTCGGAGCCGATGTCGACACCACCATCGATACGCCGCTGACGCCGGCCCAGCGGGCCGCGCTGCCGGACGCCCGCATCGAAGCCGACGAGGGCCAGGTGGTGCTGGCGGCCGGCGAGCGCATCTACATCGCCGACCCGCTCGACAGCCGGCTGCGCGGCTTTCTGGTCGAGGTGGACAACGGCGGCACGGTGACCACAGACAGCGCCTCGGAATTGCTGTCCGACCGCGGCAACATCACGCTGGTCGGTCTGAACATCCGCCATGCGGGTGCGGCGCGTGCGACCACATCGGTCACGCTGAATGGCACCGTGTTCCTGAAGGCGCGCGACAGTGTCGCCGCGCGTCAGGTGGATGCCATGTTCCCGGACGCCGAGCCGCTGGCGACCGGCGTCAATGTGCCGATTGGCCAACGCACCGGCAGCGTCGAACTGGCCGCCGGGGCGGTCATCGACATCAGCCCTGATGAGGCGTCGCGTACGCAGACTGCGCGCGACGACGCGCTGTTCCGCCGCTCTGAAATCAATCTGTACGGCCACACCATCGTGCTGGCCGATGCAGGGCCCGACGGCGTCGGCGTGACACTGCGCGCACCGTCGGGCTTGCTGCGCGTGACCGCCGAAGCGACCGCGCTGTCGTCGACGCAACCGGTGCCGCAGCGCGACGCCGCATCGCGCGTCTACATCGGCTCGGGCAGCGTGATCGATCTGGCCGGGCTCGACGCATTCGCCGACGCCGATCGCGAAATCGTGCGTGTCGAACTGCGCGGCGATGAGGTCAAGGACGCGCCGTTGCTGCGCGACGAGGAATTCGGCCGCGCGCTGTTCGGCAAGCAGGTGTGGGTGGATCTGCGCGAAGGCACTGAACTGTTTGACATCGCCGGCTACCTGGGCGGGGTCGAACGCTCGCTGGACGAAAAGCTGACCACCGGTGGCCAGTTCGTCGCCTATTCGCAGGGTGACGTGCTGACCCATTCGGCCAGTTCGATCGATCTGTCCGGCGGCACGGTGACCTACCGTGCCGGCGACGTGGGCTACACGCTGGTCCAGTCGGCAGACGGCCGCTCGCAGTCGGTCGCCGACGCCCGTGCAGACCGCATCTATACCGGCACGCAGGACCGCACACGCACGGTGGCGGAGCGCATCGAAGGCCGCGACGCCGGCGAACTGACGGTCACCGCCTTCGGCATGGCGCTCGACGGCGCGGTGAAGGCACAGCGCACGGTGGGCGCCACGCAGCGTGAGCTGGTCACGCGCGCACTCGGCCCCGGCAAGTCGGATGTGCTCGGCTCGCCGCAGGCCGGCCGCATCGACCTGAACCTGCGCCTGGTCAATGGTCTCGCCGCTCAGGACACTCGCTTCGTCAATTCGACCGGCACGCGAACGCTGTCGGCAACGGCCGCGCTGCCGACCGAGCTGTGGCTGCGCAGCGACTGGTTCTCGTCCGGCGTGGGCAGCTTCGAACTGACCGGTGCCGGCGACGTCGTGTTGCCGGAAGATGTGAGCCTCACGCTCGGCCCGACCGCGCTGTACAACGCGCCTACAGGCCGCTGGTCCGATGGTAGCCGCTTCGCGGTGACCGGCACGACGTTGACCATCGATGGCGACATCTCGGCCGCCGGTGGCGACATCTCGCTGCGCACCGGCGGTCTGGCCGACGACGCACCGCGCGCCACGCGCACGATTTCGGTCGGTGCCAATGCGCAACTGTCGGCGGCCGGCCAGTGGCAGCGCGATACGCGCACCAGTGCGCCGGGCTACGTCGCCGCAGATGGCGGTTCGGTTACGATCGACGCGGACAGCCATGTCGATCTGGCTCAAGGTTCGCAGATCGACGTGTCGGCTGGAGCCTGGCAGACACTGGATGGCACGCGCGAACTGGGCGATGCAGGAGCCATTTCGATCGGCGCCGGTTTCGAGGTCACCGGCGGCGATCCGGGTACCGGCGCGCCGGTCGGCAGCTTCTTCGGCAACCTGAATATGGGTGCGCGCCTGAGCGCCTTTGCCGCCAGCCTCAATGGTCGGGCATCGACCGGTGGCACGCTGGTGCTGCGCAGCGCGGCACTCGCGATTGATGGCGTGCGCAACGGACTTCAGGGCGACACGCTTTATCTTTCGCCGACGCTGTTCTCCGACGCGGGTTTTTCCGACTTCACGCTTATCGGCGGCAATCGGGTGGACATCGGCGGTGCGTCGGCGCTGACGCTGACGCCCGTGGTGCAGGCGCGCGCGATCGATGGCATCCGCAGCGGCTCGGCCGACTCGCTGGCCGGGCTGGGCAGCATTGCGGCGGTGCCGCGTGCGCTGCGTGACGACGGCGTGCAGCTCGCCTTTGCCGCGACCTCGGAATCGACCGGCACGCTGACGGTGGCGGACAACGCGACGATCAATGTCGATGCCGGTGGCGCCATCGACCTGTCGGCGAACCGCAGCCTGGAACTGGCGGGCGCGCTGAACGCGCCGGGCGGGCGCATCGCGCTGGGCATGGACGAAGTGCAGCAGGACGACATCTATTTCGGTGCTTCGCTGTTCATCGCATCGACTGCGCGATTGAATACCAGCGGCACTTTCCTGCAGACGCCCGGCCTGAGCTATGTCGATGGCACGCTGTTCGATGGCGGCTCGATCGACATCGCGGCGCGCCGCGGCTATCTGGTGATCCAGGACGGCGCGCAGCTGCGTGCCGACGGCACGAGCGCGGTACTTGCGCAACGCACCGGTGCGCTGGGCGCGCTGTCGGCCGTGCGCATCGACAGTTCCGGCGGCCGCATCTCGCTGAATGCACGCGAGGGGCTGTATGCCGATCCGCTGCTGTCGGCACGCGCCGGCGGCTCGAATGCACTCGGTGGCCAGCTGTCGGTCACGCTCGATCAGGGCTCGAACAACTGGGGCGACCTGCTGTCGCTGCCGGCCGCACTGACCGGTCCGCGCACACTCGACATCCTGCAGGGCGGCAACAGCGGTTCGGCCGCCTTCGTGCCCGGTGCAGCACCCGATGCGCCGACCTATGCCGGACGCGGCGTGTTCGCGCTCGACGCACTCGACGGCAGCGGCATTTCGGACCTGACGCTGGCAGTGCTGGGCAACGGTGGCAATTTCGGTACGCTGCGCTTCAGCGAGGACGTTGACGCGTCGGTCGCCGGCCGCATGGTGCTCAACGCCGCCAACATCCGGGGTACCAACGGCGCCGATGTGCTCCTGGGCGCGGCAGTGCTCGACTGGACCAACGTCGGCCGCATCCAGCAGAACCACGCGCAGCCGACCGCCGTGGCCGCCGGTGATGGCAGTCTGGTGCTGGCTGCTGATCTCGTTCAGGTCTCCGGCAACCTCGCGGCCAGCGGCTTCACCGACGTGACGCTGGACGCCCGCGGCGACCTGCGTGCGAGTGCGTCGCCCGGCTATGTCGCCGACGGTGCCAGCCTGGTGACCAGCGGTGATCTCACGTTGCGCGCCGCCCAGGTGTATCCGACGTCAGCGTCGCGCTACGCCTTCGAAATCCACAACAATCCGGCCGGCACGCTGCGCATCGAATCGTCGGGCGCCGCGGCCGGTCCGGTCTACTCGGCGCTGGGTTCGCTGACCTTCGCCGCACCGGACATCGTGCAGGCCGGGCGCGTGGTCGCCCCGTTCGGCGACATCGTGCTGCGTTCGGAAACGATCACCCGCACCGGCGCCGGCACGACGCGCACCGAAGCGGCTGGCGGTTCGATCGAACTGGCGGCCGGCAGCGTGACGTCGGTATCGGCCGACGGGCTGCTGCTGCCCTACGGCCAGACCGCACTCAGCGGACGCGACTGGCTGTATCTGGTCGGCAACGATGCGCGGATCGAACTCGACGGCACGCCGCAGAAGCGAATCACGCTCAACGCCGACAATGTGGTGTTGCAGGGTGCGCAGGGCGACCAGGCGGCCGCACGGGTCGACCTGTCGGGTGGCGGCGATCTGCAGGCCTGGGAATGGATCGCCGGAAGCGGCGGCTCACGCGACATTCTCGCCGCGCCGCAGGACAGCTATGCCATCGTGCCGACGCTGGGCAGCGGCTACGCGGCCTATGATCTGTCGATGTGGGCGGAAGAAGGCAACGGCCTGCGCATCGGCGAGGCGGTGCAGGTATTGGCATCGGCCAACGGGCTGGCTGCCGGCACCTACACCTTGCTGCCGGCGCGCTACGCGCTGCTGCCGGGCGCCTTCCTGATCAGTCTGTCGCCCGATGACAGTTCGCTGGCTGCGGGTCAGGCGCAGGCGAATGTCGATGGCAGCGCGCGCGTCAGCGTGCGCACGGCGCAGGCGCTGGCCGGGGCGACCACGCCTACCGGCAAGGCCTTCGTGGCCGAATTGCTGACCTCCGAACAGGTGCGTAACCGCGCGGAATACCTGATCTCGAATACCGCCGATGTGTTCGACGACGGACGCAGCACCGCCGACGCGGGCCGCCTGTCTCTGCAGGTGGGCCAGGCGCTGACGCTGGAGGGCGTGCTGGACACCAGCCGCGGCGCTGCGGCCCGCGGTGCGCAGGTGGACATCACCGCACAGGCACTGGCGCTGCTGGGTCAGGGCGCTGCCGCACGCGTAGGCGAAGTCGGCGTGTCGGTGGCGAGGCTGAACGCGCTCGATGCCGAAAGTCTGCTGCTGGGCGGCACGCGCAGTGATTTTGATGAAGACAGCGGTGAAACCCTGGTCGATGTGCGCGCCACCGACGACACCGGCCGCCTGATCCGCGGTGCGTCGACGGTGCGTCTGGACAACGCGGCCGGGCCGGCGCTGAGCGCACCCGACGTGGTGCTGGTGGCGCGCGACAGCGTGCTCATCGAAGCCGGCAGCCAGATTGCGGCAGTCGGCTCGGCGGATCCGGAGGCGCTGCGCATCGCCGGCAGCGGTGCGGATGCCGATGGCGCAGCGCTGCGCGTCAGTGCGGCCGATGCGGCGCCGATCTCGCGCGATGCGCCGTCCGGCGTACGCGGTGAACTGACGCTGGGCGCCGGTTCGCGCATCGCGGGCCGCGGCGTCGTACTCGACAGCACGCTGGAAACGCGCAATCTCGGGGCGACCATCGCGCTGCCGCAGAGCGGCGGCGCGCTGGCGCTGACCGCCTCGACCATCAATGTCGGCGACGTGCCGACCGATGCGCCGGGTCTGCGTTTCGACAACAGCCAGCTCGCAGCGCTGGGTGATCCGTCGCGCCTCACGCTGCGTGCCTACGGCGGCCTCAACCTGTATGGCGAGGTCACGCTGGGCAGTGCCTCGCTCGACCTGCTGCGCATCGACGCGGCCGGTATCGGGGGCGTCGACAACGCCGGCCTGACGCAGCAGATCGTCGCCGGCGAGGTGCAGTTTGCGAACGCCTCGCCCGCCGCCGTTGCGCTGGCACCCGCCGCGGGTACCGGTGCTCTGTCGGTGAGCGCCGACCGCATTGTGCTCGACAGCACGCCGGCCGCAGCCGCAGGACAGGCCGGCTTCGAGATCAGCGGTTTCGATGCGGTGACGCTGACGGCCGCGAACGAGGTGCGCGTGTCGGGCGACGGCGACTATCGCGTCATGGCCGATACGGTACGCATCGCGACGCCGCAGATCGTGGCCGACACCGGCGCGAATACCCGCGTCGCGGTCGATGGCGCGCTGTCGATATCCGGCGGCGCCACGCCGGCCGGTACGGTGCAGGCCGGCATTGGCGCGGCACTGGCGCTTGATGCGCAGACCATCGATCTAGCGTCGCGCATCGCGTTGCCGTCGGGTCGGGTCAGTCTCAGCGCGACGCAGGATGTGCGCGTGGCAGAGGGTGGCACGATCGATGTGTCCGGCACGGCGAAGAACTATCTGGGCAAGACCGTCACCACACCGGGCGGCGACGTGGTGCTGGCGTCGCGTACCGGCGATGTCACGCTGGCGCAGGGCGCCTTGATCGACGTGTCGGCAGCTTCCGCAGCGGCCACCGGTGGCAATGCAGGCTCGATCACGCTGTCGGCCGCCGAGGGTGAGCTGTCGGTCGCCGACGGTGCGCTGCGCGCGCAGTCCGCCGGTGGCAACGCGGGTGGCGCGCTGTCGGTCGATGTGCGTTCGGCGACCAGCCTGGACAGCTTGGCCGCACAGGGCAGCGAATTCACGCGCAGTTGGTCGGCACGCGTGCGCACCGGCGACACCCGGCTCGACACCGACCTGAAGGCGAGCGACATCGCGATCGCGACCGACGCGGGTTCATTGACCATCGGCAGTACGCTGGACGCGTCGGGCGCGGACCAGGGCGGCCGCATCGAGCTGTCGGCGCGGCGCGCACTCGATTACATCGACGGCATGACAACCGGCGCCGGTGATCTGGTGCTCGAATCGGGCGCGCGGCTCGATGCGCGCGCCACCGAATTCGTTGCCGAATCAAGCGGCACGCGCGGCGAAGGCGGCAGCGTGATTCTGGAGTCGAGTCCGCGCAGCGCGGGCGGCGAGAGCGGGCCAGCCCAGGGCGGGCGCATCCGCATCGCCGACGGTGCCGTCATCGATGTCGGCACCACTTCGGGTGTGGTCAATGGCGTTGCGCAGGCCAGTGCGGCACAACAGGGCGACGTCTGGCTGCGCGCCGAGCGCACCGGCAATACGGCGGTGGCCATCGACGGCAATCTGTCGAATGCCATCGACGGCGCGCGCCACGTGTTCGTCGAAGGCACGCGCATCTACGACGGCAGCACGCTCAGCATGAGCGCCGCGCATGCCGATGCAGCGGCAATGACCAGCGTTGCGAATGTGGCGGCAACGCGCGCTGCACTGGGTTTGCCGGCGCAGGACGCCGACGGCGGCACGCGCTTCCATGTGCGGCCGCACATCGAGTTCCGCGCCGACGGCAACTTCACGATCAATGCGACCGACCTTGCAGCGAATACCTACCAGGGCGGCACCGAAGCCGGTTCGCTGACCGTGCGCGCGGCCGGAAATCTGAATGTGAATGGTGCGCTGTCGGACGGCTTCGGCCGGCTGAACGCGAGCAGCCAGACCATCGTGCTGGGCGCACTCACCAGTGCAGGCCTGACGCAGAGTCGCTTCGATCTGGGGCAGCGCGATACCGCCTGGTCGATGCGCCTGGTGTCGGGTGCCGATCTGGCCGGTGCCGGTGCGCTGTCGCTGCAGGCGCTCGACACGCTGGTGGCCGCCAATCGCGGCGACCTGGTTCTGGCGCCCAACGCACAGGTGCGCACTGGCGCTGGCGACATCGACGTCGCGGTCGGTCGCGATCTGGTGCTGGGCGCGCGCGCGGCAATCTACACCGCAGGCTATCAGGTGGCACGAGGTGCGGAATTCGGTACGCAGACCCTGCTCAACCTGAATGGCTCGGGCAACCGGCAGGCTGAATACGCCACCGATGGCGGCGATGTCATGATCCGCGCGCAGCGCTCGATCGTCGCGACCGAATCGCCCGGCATCGTCGGCGACTGGCTGCTGCGCCAGGGCGCGCTCAGCCCGACCGGCGAATTCCTGTCCGGATCGAACCAGCGCAACACGACCTGGTACGCACGCATCGACCAGTTCAGTCAGGGCGTGGCCACGTTCGGCGGCGGAGATATCCGCGTCACGGCGGGCAACGACATCCGCAATCTGGGCGTGTTCACGGTGACCAACGGACGCCTGTCCGGTGCGGCCGGTACCACACCCGACGCGGCCAACCTGCAGGTGCTGGGCGGCGGCGACGTGACGGTGCGGGCTGGCGGCGACATCGGCAGCGCCATCCTGATGGTCGATCGCGGCCTACTGGACGCGCAGGCGGCGGGTGACTTCGGCAGCGCACGCAGCAGTGGCGCGGGGTCGGTGCTGCTGCTCGGCGAAGCGTCGGCCAAGCTGGGTGCGGCGGGCTCGATCGATCTGGAAACCATTGCGTCATCGACTGCGGTGCGTCAGGCGACGAATACAACCACGTCCAACCGAAGCAGCTACTTCTTCCGCTATGGCGAGGACAGCCGGGTCGATCTTCTGAGTTACGGCGGCAGCGTCAGTCTGGACAACGCTGCGACGCCCTGGGGCGCGCTGGCGCTGTGGGAAGGGCTGAACCCGCTGCTGCCGAGTTCGCTCAACGCGGTCGCCATGGGCGGTGACCTGAACCTGCGCAACGGCATGGTGCTGCTGCCGGCGACCTACAACGACCTGCTGCTCGCGGCGTCGGGCAACCTCAATCTGGCCACCGCGACTGGCGGCGTGGTCAGCATCAAGATTGCCGACAGTTCGCCCGCTCTGGTGCCGTCGGTGCTGCGCCCGGCGGCCAACTTCAACAATGTGTTCTGGGTCGATCTGGCCAACCCGAACATCGTGTCCGGCATCCGTGCTCACGATGCCGACCTGAATGCAAACCGCGTCGTCGAGCCGGTCAGGCTGGTGGCGGAGACCGGCAACATCACGGTGCCGGCGCCCACCGCCAGTCTGGCGCTGGTGGTCAATTCGCCGCAGCCGGTGCAGGTCGAGGCAGGTGGCGACATCAGCAATCTGACCATCCGCTCGCAGCATTTCAGCGACAGCGACATCACGCGCGTGCGTGCCGGCGGAAACATCACGTTCGGCACCGTGTTCGAAAGCGATGGTGTGACGCCATCGGGCAGCATCGCCGAAGGCATACAGACCGGCGGCCGCGGCAAGCTCGAAGTGGCGGCCGGCGGCAGCATCGATCTGGCCAATTCCTTCGGCATCGTCACCCGTGGCAATTTCGACAATCCGTGGCTGGACGAGGTCGGCGCGTCGATTCTCGTGCAGGCCGGCAGCGCCGGCTTCGACGGGCTCGCGCTGTGGTCGTCGCTGCGACCCGTGCGCGGCGCCGCTGGAGAGGACAGTTACGACAAGGTGCTGCTGTCGGTCAGCGGTGCGACGTCGATCGATGCGTTGCTGGCCGGGCCGGCCGGCAGCACGCTGACCAGGGTGCGCAGCGAAGGGCGCACGCTGCTGACGCAGAGACTGGGCGCGATCGATGCAGCCATCATCGGCTTCATGCGCGCCGGGGGCGCGGCGCCGGGTACACCGGACACACAACTGCTGCAGGCCTTCGATGCGCTGCCCGCGGCGGCGCAGCAGGACTTCTTCGCATCGCAGCAGCCGCTGATGTCGGCGTTGCTGAATGCCGGCCTCAATTACGCCGGCAAGCTGGGCGACGCGATCGGTGCCGGCGAGACAGGTTATGCCCCGGGTGTGGCACTGGTCGGTACCGCATTCCCGGAAGCGGCCGAAAGCGGCAACATCAACCTCTTCTTCAGTCAGGTGAAGTCCGAGCAGGGCGGGGATGTCAATCTGTTCGCACCGGGTGGCAGCATCAACGTGGGTGTTGCCGGTGCGGGCGCCAGTGCAGCCAGCGCGTCGCGACAGGGCGTGTTCGCGATCGGCGAGGGTGAAATCAACGCCATCGCCGGCGAGGATTTCCAGCTCGGACCGTCGCGCGTGTTCACGCTCGGCGGCGGCGACATCCAGCTCTGGTCGACGGCGGGCAATATCGACGCCGGTCGCGGCTCGCGCACGGCATCGGCGACACCGCCGCCGCAGGTGCGCATCCGGGGTGACCTGGTGGTGCTGGACATCAGCGACTCGGTGTCCGGTTCGGGTATCGGCACGCTGAAGCGTTCAGACGAGGTGCGCGATGCCGACATCCGGCTGTTCGCACCGTCGGGCGCCATCATCGCGCTCGATGCCGCGATCCGCTCCTCGGGCAACCTGACCATCGGCGCGCAGCAGGTGATCGGCAATTCGATCAGCGTCGGCGGCAGCCTCAGCGGCGGCGCGGCCGTGTCCGCCGCTGCGCCGGCTGCTGCACCGTCCGCACCGCCGCCGACCGAAGCCAACAAGGCGGTCGATCAGGGCCAGAAGGCAGCAGCAGCCGGACAGAAGGACGCTCGCGACCCGAGCTCCATCCTGACCGTCGAACTGGTCGGTCTGGGCGAGGAGGCGACCGCCAGCGGTTGCGAAGAGGACGACGAGGACGAGCGCTGCAAGGAACGCGCGAAGCGCGCCAACTGA